A single genomic interval of Zobellia nedashkovskayae harbors:
- a CDS encoding aldose 1-epimerase family protein codes for MSTENFIRNGKDKIGNTTQVGGVETSVLDNGLGRGTRIAWINTGTGLRYKVVIDRGMDIADAFYNEYSLAWLSQTGVVSPERFSDKGMSWIRNFGGGLLTTCGLSHVGGPEEDEHGTRGLHGLISNTTAEITTIVQPDPAAGKMEMSITGIIRESQVFGPVLELKRTISGKLGEAKIRIHDEVINRGNQKAPHMLLYHVNFGWPLIDEGTDLLWKGNWESPTPDSKQKMFKEEVNFRKCPEPMEAHSGTGEDVAFIDTEEDTEGNCNCGIYNEKLNLAVALRFPKKQLPWLINWQHWGKNEYVTALEPATNPPIGQKRAREKGTLILLEPNESRSYSLELEVLSPEKIKSFITSFL; via the coding sequence ATGTCCACAGAAAATTTTATACGTAACGGAAAAGACAAAATAGGCAACACTACTCAGGTGGGTGGTGTTGAGACTTCTGTTTTGGATAATGGATTGGGGCGTGGAACACGCATTGCGTGGATTAATACAGGTACTGGACTTCGTTACAAGGTTGTTATTGACCGTGGGATGGATATTGCAGATGCTTTTTATAATGAATATAGTTTGGCTTGGTTGAGTCAAACAGGAGTTGTTTCTCCCGAGCGATTTTCTGATAAGGGAATGAGTTGGATACGGAATTTTGGCGGTGGACTTTTAACTACCTGCGGACTCTCGCATGTGGGTGGGCCAGAGGAAGATGAGCACGGAACAAGAGGCCTGCATGGTCTTATTAGCAATACAACTGCAGAAATAACCACCATTGTTCAACCAGATCCAGCTGCAGGAAAAATGGAAATGAGCATAACGGGTATCATCCGAGAAAGTCAAGTTTTTGGGCCTGTATTGGAATTGAAGCGAACTATTTCTGGTAAATTGGGTGAAGCTAAAATTAGGATACACGATGAGGTAATTAATCGTGGAAATCAAAAGGCGCCACATATGCTTTTATATCATGTGAATTTTGGTTGGCCTTTAATAGATGAAGGCACCGATTTACTTTGGAAAGGAAATTGGGAATCCCCGACACCGGATTCTAAACAAAAAATGTTTAAGGAAGAAGTTAATTTTCGAAAATGCCCTGAGCCTATGGAGGCGCATTCCGGAACGGGTGAGGATGTGGCATTTATTGATACAGAAGAGGATACAGAAGGAAATTGCAATTGCGGCATCTATAACGAAAAATTGAATTTAGCCGTAGCACTTCGTTTTCCTAAAAAACAATTGCCTTGGTTGATTAATTGGCAGCATTGGGGTAAAAATGAATATGTGACAGCCCTAGAACCAGCAACAAATCCACCTATTGGACAAAAAAGAGCAAGAGAAAAAGGTACTCTTATTTTGTTGGAACCAAATGAAAGTAGGAGCTATTCACTGGAATTAGAAGTGCTATCACCTGAAAAAATAAAATCATTTATAACATCTTTTTTATAA
- a CDS encoding c-type cytochrome, producing the protein MTNASHSNQLRIGDLLVLTNVFLLKQNEDMAIKTLKIYKLFLFLSCVLVLATSCTTDTKKESANAKSENPKIAKLKLQPGFSAEHLYSPGDNNMGSWVAMTFDNKGRLITSDQYGTLYRMEVAPIGSDNLVPEIEKLKIQTGTQVADSIIQMGYAQGLLYAFNSLYVMVNHTGSDEFEKTSGLYRLQDTDNDDQYDKITLLKSLNGAGEHGPHSIVLSPDGKSLYVIAGNHTDLPEMDEYHLPSNWKDDNLFPQIKDPRGHANDRGAPGGWVAKLNPEGENWALIASGFRNPFDLAFNELGDMFVYDSDMEWDLGMPWYRPTRICHVTSGAEFGWRTGNGKWSAAYPDNLPPVLNIGQGSPTNVLSGRGSKFPEKYQHSIYAFDWSFGIIYAIEMQTEGSSYRGEKEEFLSGIPLPLTDGVIGPDGALYFMTGGRRLESDLYRVFYNNQEELAGSVKDLEQTAENEIRKKLETYHGAPQDGALEFAWPYLNSKDRFIQYAARIAVEHQPVSSWQDKVYKETDAVRKIEGAVALARQGDKSQQGRVINSLVNIDYVSLSEQNQVDLVRAIELTLSRFGKPNADVKRKVSSYLSAHYPADTDVLNQLLSKTLVFVDDASVVSKTLALLESEEGENASVMANTATEAADLILRNPQYGMDIAETLKNMPLAQHTYYGLVLQDATTGWTPELREKYFKWFYKAFSFKAGRSYIGFIDKARKKALTHVVANKKEFYNQMSGDSLLSKSGNELASSAVQPKGPGKRWEEKDIAPLLVDGLNNQNFETGRNMFLATNCITCHSMRGEGQNIGPELSQVGTRFSPEDILRAIINPSDVISDQYNTTVFSLKDGNSIVGRLISEEGADYKVSQNPYAPDILRTIPKEDVTEMKMSSVSLMPPGSINRLSDDEVKDLLAYLISGGDAKNEVFSKE; encoded by the coding sequence ATGACTAATGCTTCTCATTCAAACCAACTCAGAATAGGGGATTTATTGGTTTTGACCAATGTATTTCTATTAAAACAAAACGAAGATATGGCCATAAAAACGTTGAAAATTTATAAGTTATTTCTCTTTCTCTCCTGTGTTTTAGTTTTAGCAACTTCCTGTACAACCGATACAAAAAAGGAAAGTGCAAATGCTAAGTCAGAAAACCCTAAAATAGCAAAGCTTAAACTGCAACCAGGTTTTAGTGCGGAACATTTATATAGTCCCGGAGATAATAACATGGGGTCTTGGGTTGCCATGACTTTTGATAATAAGGGTAGGTTAATTACTTCTGATCAGTATGGTACATTGTACCGTATGGAAGTTGCTCCAATAGGTTCGGATAACCTTGTGCCAGAAATAGAAAAGTTAAAAATTCAGACCGGTACTCAGGTTGCGGATTCAATTATACAAATGGGCTATGCCCAAGGGTTATTGTATGCTTTTAACAGTCTATATGTTATGGTAAACCATACAGGTAGTGATGAATTTGAAAAGACAAGTGGGCTTTATCGTTTACAGGATACAGATAATGATGATCAATATGATAAAATAACACTTCTAAAATCTTTGAATGGAGCGGGGGAGCATGGTCCGCATAGTATAGTGTTATCTCCTGATGGTAAGTCGCTTTACGTAATTGCTGGTAACCACACAGATTTACCGGAAATGGATGAATACCATCTTCCTAGTAATTGGAAAGATGATAATCTTTTTCCTCAAATTAAAGACCCACGTGGTCACGCCAATGATCGTGGAGCTCCAGGGGGATGGGTGGCAAAACTTAATCCAGAAGGAGAGAACTGGGCACTAATAGCTTCTGGTTTTAGGAATCCGTTCGATTTGGCATTTAATGAATTGGGAGATATGTTTGTTTACGATTCGGATATGGAATGGGATTTGGGTATGCCATGGTATCGGCCAACACGAATCTGCCATGTTACCAGTGGAGCCGAGTTTGGATGGCGAACGGGCAACGGAAAATGGTCTGCGGCGTATCCTGATAATCTGCCTCCTGTATTAAATATAGGTCAAGGTTCACCAACCAATGTATTGTCAGGAAGAGGGTCTAAATTCCCTGAGAAATATCAACATAGTATATATGCTTTCGATTGGAGTTTCGGTATTATTTATGCCATTGAGATGCAAACCGAAGGTTCATCTTACCGTGGCGAGAAGGAAGAATTTTTATCGGGCATTCCACTGCCATTAACGGACGGCGTTATAGGACCTGATGGAGCCCTATATTTTATGACTGGCGGACGTAGGTTAGAATCTGATTTGTACCGCGTATTTTATAATAATCAAGAAGAATTAGCTGGTAGTGTTAAGGATTTAGAACAAACAGCGGAAAATGAAATCCGTAAAAAACTAGAGACTTATCACGGTGCACCACAAGATGGAGCATTGGAATTTGCTTGGCCTTACTTAAATAGTAAGGATCGGTTTATTCAGTATGCGGCTCGTATTGCTGTAGAGCATCAACCGGTGAGTAGCTGGCAAGATAAGGTATATAAAGAGACTGATGCAGTAAGGAAAATAGAAGGAGCAGTTGCTTTGGCAAGACAGGGGGATAAAAGTCAACAGGGCAGAGTAATTAATTCACTCGTTAACATAGATTATGTAAGCCTTTCTGAGCAAAATCAGGTAGACTTAGTTCGTGCTATCGAACTTACATTGTCACGATTCGGAAAACCGAATGCTGATGTTAAAAGAAAAGTCAGTTCATATCTTTCAGCTCATTATCCGGCAGATACAGATGTGCTGAATCAATTATTAAGTAAAACATTGGTGTTTGTAGATGATGCTTCCGTAGTGTCAAAAACACTTGCTTTATTGGAATCTGAAGAGGGAGAAAACGCTTCTGTAATGGCAAATACGGCTACGGAGGCAGCTGATTTAATTCTCAGAAATCCGCAATACGGAATGGATATCGCAGAAACATTAAAAAATATGCCTTTGGCACAGCATACCTATTATGGTCTGGTTCTACAGGATGCTACAACAGGTTGGACGCCGGAATTAAGGGAAAAATATTTTAAGTGGTTTTACAAAGCCTTTTCATTTAAAGCTGGGCGCAGCTATATTGGTTTCATAGATAAAGCTAGGAAAAAGGCCTTGACCCATGTTGTTGCAAATAAAAAGGAATTTTACAATCAAATGTCTGGTGATTCTTTACTAAGTAAGTCAGGAAACGAATTGGCTTCGAGTGCGGTTCAACCAAAAGGCCCAGGCAAGAGATGGGAAGAAAAAGACATTGCACCTTTGTTAGTTGATGGTTTAAATAACCAGAATTTTGAAACGGGTAGAAATATGTTTTTGGCTACCAATTGTATCACCTGTCACAGTATGCGTGGCGAAGGTCAGAACATAGGCCCAGAGTTGTCTCAAGTCGGAACACGGTTCTCGCCGGAAGATATTCTTAGGGCAATTATAAATCCAAGTGATGTTATTTCAGACCAATATAACACAACTGTTTTCTCTTTAAAAGATGGAAACTCTATAGTAGGTAGATTGATCAGTGAAGAAGGAGCTGATTATAAAGTTTCTCAGAATCCGTATGCACCGGACATTCTAAGAACTATTCCTAAGGAAGATGTAACGGAAATGAAGATGTCTTCAGTTTCCTTGATGCCACCGGGTAGTATTAATCGTTTGAGTGATGATGAGGTTAAGGATTTATTGGCGTACCTTATTTCTGGTGGCGATGCAAAAAATGAGGTTTTCAGTAAAGAATAA
- a CDS encoding AraC family transcriptional regulator encodes MKLTYKQTEKRPENSFLARQDRLPCIEQNWHFHKELELIYFIKSSGTRYVGNSIGSFAPGELYLIGSNIPHLFKNHKEYYNDQQEAEAVNLIVIKFEPDFLGSEFLDLTESKRLKSLMQRADRGVKFSASATYMVHNLISGLVGDQGLSSIVGLLKILDTLSMSENYESLCSEVIANTYNSNEKDRMRKIINFLTENFEKKIELEEIASIAHMTPNAFCRYFKKKTRKSFTQYLNEIRLRNACKLLIEGEMQISTVCYQSGFNTLTNFNRQFKALMNITPTEYMQKYNERKEMV; translated from the coding sequence ATGAAGCTGACGTACAAACAAACCGAAAAACGACCTGAAAATTCCTTTTTAGCTCGACAAGATCGATTGCCCTGTATTGAACAGAATTGGCATTTTCATAAAGAATTAGAGTTAATCTACTTTATAAAAAGTAGTGGGACTCGTTATGTAGGAAACTCTATTGGAAGTTTTGCTCCTGGTGAATTGTATCTTATTGGCAGCAACATTCCACATCTGTTCAAAAATCATAAAGAGTATTACAATGACCAGCAAGAAGCTGAAGCTGTTAACCTAATTGTCATAAAATTTGAACCCGATTTTTTAGGAAGTGAGTTTCTAGATTTAACGGAATCAAAACGTTTAAAAAGTCTTATGCAACGTGCAGACCGAGGTGTAAAATTCTCTGCATCTGCAACATACATGGTTCACAATCTTATTTCCGGACTTGTTGGCGACCAGGGTTTATCTAGCATCGTAGGGCTTTTGAAAATTTTAGACACCTTATCTATGAGTGAAAATTATGAATCGCTATGCTCTGAAGTAATTGCCAATACTTACAACAGCAACGAAAAGGACAGAATGCGTAAAATCATAAATTTTCTTACCGAAAATTTTGAAAAGAAAATAGAATTAGAAGAAATTGCATCCATAGCGCATATGACTCCAAATGCCTTCTGCAGGTATTTCAAAAAGAAAACCAGAAAATCTTTTACGCAGTACTTGAACGAAATTCGTTTACGCAATGCTTGTAAACTTTTAATAGAGGGAGAAATGCAAATTTCCACCGTTTGCTACCAATCCGGTTTTAATACGCTTACCAATTTTAACAGGCAATTTAAAGCCTTAATGAATATCACCCCAACAGAATACATGCAAAAATACAATGAGCGGAAAGAGATGGTATAA
- a CDS encoding GntP family permease translates to MTSLLFLLLCIVLLIVAVTVFKVHPIPALLISGLILGLTTGSSVELVTDSLLSGFGNTLKWIGLIILFGTLLGEILAQTGGADVIALTIINLFGTKYLPLSVAVIGFLIGIPVFMDVAYLTLLPTIFVLSKKSGHSVLTLGLSLAISLTVAHALIPPTPGPLAVAAILEINIGDMIPINIVVALAAIAGGLLWIKLNKTNLALKLPETTIGEASKVKELTGFKRILPFAALLVPLFLMSIGTIFPSENGFITFIKNPVWALLIGVLFALPLLPRKDFSTRLNTFFKTSGEKSAIVILITGTGGAFGQVIKDTEIVGSMFSDVGDIAAMGVVIPFLLSFLFTTVTGSITVSLITTASIVAPLVSNGTLHPTFTAAAIGAGSLGIIHVNSSFFWLFKEVHEVSVSRLLKSFSLLSGVVALSGGLLVLALYYFSEL, encoded by the coding sequence GTGACGAGCCTTTTATTCTTACTTCTTTGTATTGTTTTGCTCATTGTTGCGGTAACCGTATTTAAAGTACACCCAATTCCTGCATTACTTATTTCAGGATTGATTTTAGGGCTAACCACAGGTAGTTCTGTGGAATTGGTTACCGATAGTTTATTGAGCGGTTTTGGAAACACCCTAAAGTGGATTGGCCTTATTATTCTATTTGGCACTTTATTGGGTGAAATTCTGGCTCAAACCGGTGGCGCAGATGTGATAGCTCTTACCATTATAAATTTATTCGGCACAAAGTATCTTCCATTGAGTGTGGCCGTAATCGGTTTTTTAATTGGTATACCCGTTTTTATGGATGTTGCCTATTTAACCTTATTACCAACCATATTCGTCCTTTCAAAAAAATCTGGCCATTCCGTTCTTACTTTAGGACTTTCTTTAGCTATTAGTCTTACGGTTGCTCACGCATTAATTCCACCAACACCCGGTCCACTTGCTGTTGCGGCCATTCTTGAGATTAATATTGGAGACATGATTCCCATTAATATTGTGGTAGCCTTAGCAGCAATAGCTGGAGGTTTACTGTGGATAAAACTCAACAAGACAAACCTTGCCCTTAAATTACCCGAGACAACTATTGGTGAGGCATCAAAAGTAAAAGAGCTTACTGGTTTCAAAAGAATATTACCTTTTGCCGCTTTATTAGTACCTCTATTTCTGATGTCCATAGGCACTATTTTTCCATCGGAAAACGGATTTATCACATTTATTAAAAACCCAGTATGGGCACTTCTTATAGGTGTACTCTTCGCACTCCCTTTACTTCCTAGAAAAGATTTTTCTACCCGTTTGAATACATTCTTTAAAACTTCGGGAGAGAAATCAGCTATTGTCATTCTTATAACCGGTACGGGTGGTGCTTTCGGACAGGTAATTAAAGACACGGAAATAGTAGGTTCAATGTTTTCCGATGTAGGTGATATTGCAGCTATGGGTGTAGTTATTCCATTTTTATTGAGTTTTCTTTTTACTACAGTTACAGGATCAATTACAGTTTCACTTATCACTACGGCCTCTATTGTTGCTCCATTAGTTTCTAATGGCACCCTGCACCCAACGTTTACCGCTGCGGCAATTGGTGCTGGTTCTCTTGGGATTATCCACGTAAACAGTAGCTTCTTTTGGTTGTTTAAAGAAGTACATGAGGTTTCTGTATCACGGTTACTAAAATCTTTCAGCCTATTATCCGGTGTGGTGGCTTTAAGTGGAGGACTTCTTGTGCTGGCATTATATTATTTTAGCGAACTCTAA
- a CDS encoding L-rhamnose/proton symporter RhaT, which produces MDTYLLAIVLILFASFFQGTFGLGMKHIAPLKWEAWWLVHAFTAMILFPIIWALIVMPNLFEIISKTDSNTLFLAAFYGFLWGIGGILFGVSVEKTGISITYGIVMGLAASVGSIIPLFQIEGAFDQPSFPIIMVGVALLLVGVAITAVAGVKRDKLHSNSSTTTKSIKIGVLIAVASGVLSAFLNVGFSNAAPVAAIAVNDYGVGAQNASLASWVVVLLGAFVMNGGYALYLFIKNKSWNAYSIPKKGKALKWAIAAGIFWFAALGVYGQGAALMGNLGPVVGWPILLGLALIISNIWGYREGEWKNADKPFKILLAGLAVLIIAICILGYANY; this is translated from the coding sequence ATGGATACCTATCTATTGGCTATCGTTTTAATACTATTCGCTAGTTTCTTTCAAGGAACTTTTGGATTAGGAATGAAGCACATTGCACCTTTAAAATGGGAAGCTTGGTGGTTAGTCCACGCATTTACGGCCATGATACTATTCCCAATTATCTGGGCATTAATAGTCATGCCAAACCTTTTTGAAATCATTTCTAAAACTGATAGCAACACTTTATTCTTAGCTGCTTTTTACGGCTTCCTTTGGGGTATTGGCGGTATTCTTTTTGGAGTTAGTGTGGAGAAAACGGGTATTTCTATTACCTATGGTATTGTTATGGGTCTTGCTGCATCAGTTGGTTCTATTATTCCTCTTTTTCAGATTGAAGGAGCGTTTGACCAACCGTCATTCCCCATCATAATGGTGGGCGTTGCCTTACTACTTGTGGGTGTTGCTATTACAGCGGTGGCAGGTGTCAAAAGAGACAAATTACATAGTAATTCCTCCACGACGACTAAATCTATAAAAATTGGAGTATTGATTGCCGTAGCATCAGGTGTGTTATCTGCCTTTTTAAATGTTGGTTTTTCAAATGCAGCTCCGGTTGCAGCAATTGCCGTAAACGATTATGGTGTAGGTGCACAAAATGCTAGTTTAGCATCGTGGGTGGTCGTTTTATTAGGTGCATTTGTTATGAACGGAGGTTATGCGCTCTACCTTTTCATCAAAAATAAATCATGGAATGCCTATTCAATCCCAAAAAAGGGCAAGGCCTTAAAATGGGCCATTGCTGCAGGTATTTTTTGGTTCGCAGCGCTTGGAGTCTATGGTCAAGGCGCAGCACTTATGGGTAACTTAGGTCCTGTAGTGGGGTGGCCAATTCTTTTGGGACTAGCCCTAATCATTAGTAATATCTGGGGATATAGAGAAGGAGAATGGAAAAATGCGGACAAGCCTTTTAAAATTTTATTAGCAGGCCTTGCCGTTCTGATCATCGCCATTTGTATTTTAGGATACGCCAATTACTAA
- a CDS encoding mandelate racemase/muconate lactonizing enzyme family protein — protein MKIQKIEPFVITHKLDTPFYFSQWQYDTRKICIVKITLDDGTYGWGEGYGPAAVIKSGIDFFTPFLLEKNALEHETLWQEMYRRSMDYARSGAFQAAISAIDVALWDIKGKLLNQPVSVLLGGIKNPIIEPYATGLYFTRSENLEELLVEEALLYKSQGFKATKMKVGLGIQQDLKYIAAIRKAIGPDMSLMIDSNHAYSYKEAIELARKAEKYDISWFEEPVSPEDYDGYRRLRENTTIPIAGGECEYLKFGFKRLFENDCVDIAQPDICATGGLTEAKRITTLAQAYNKDVVPHTWGTWIAISAAIHLVANLDKNPGRMYNDLPTMELDRTENALRDEVTLHNVKLENGHLEVPRTPGLGVDVDMDKLEYYLDKEIHKDGAVKIRS, from the coding sequence ATGAAAATCCAAAAGATAGAGCCTTTTGTTATTACACATAAATTAGACACACCCTTCTATTTTTCGCAGTGGCAGTATGATACTCGTAAGATATGTATCGTGAAAATAACTTTAGATGATGGCACATATGGTTGGGGAGAAGGGTATGGTCCTGCGGCGGTAATTAAATCCGGTATCGATTTTTTCACGCCTTTCCTCTTGGAAAAAAATGCTTTGGAGCATGAGACGCTGTGGCAAGAAATGTACAGGCGCTCTATGGACTACGCACGTAGCGGAGCATTTCAAGCTGCTATTAGTGCTATAGATGTTGCGTTGTGGGATATTAAGGGGAAGCTTTTAAACCAGCCCGTCTCCGTGTTATTAGGCGGTATTAAAAACCCGATTATAGAACCTTACGCCACTGGATTATATTTTACCCGAAGCGAGAACCTTGAAGAGCTTTTGGTTGAAGAGGCGCTATTATACAAATCTCAAGGATTCAAAGCCACAAAAATGAAAGTAGGTCTAGGCATTCAGCAAGACCTAAAATATATTGCCGCAATTCGCAAAGCCATTGGGCCAGACATGAGTTTAATGATAGATTCCAATCATGCTTATTCTTATAAAGAGGCCATAGAACTGGCAAGAAAAGCTGAAAAATATGATATTTCTTGGTTTGAAGAACCAGTATCACCAGAGGATTATGACGGGTACCGCAGACTAAGAGAAAATACTACTATACCTATTGCGGGTGGTGAATGCGAATATTTGAAATTTGGTTTTAAACGTCTTTTTGAGAATGATTGTGTAGATATAGCGCAACCTGATATTTGTGCAACGGGCGGATTAACGGAAGCCAAGCGAATTACGACTTTAGCACAAGCATACAACAAAGATGTTGTACCACATACTTGGGGAACATGGATTGCTATAAGTGCTGCAATTCATCTGGTTGCCAATTTAGATAAGAATCCAGGTAGAATGTACAACGATCTACCTACAATGGAATTGGACAGAACGGAAAATGCACTTCGTGACGAGGTTACCCTTCACAATGTAAAACTCGAAAATGGACATCTAGAAGTACCGCGTACACCAGGCTTGGGCGTAGATGTTGACATGGACAAATTAGAATACTATTTAGATAAAGAAATACATAAAGATGGAGCAGTTAAAATTCGGTCATAA
- a CDS encoding aldehyde dehydrogenase family protein yields MEQLKFGHKKLYIDGALVEASNNKTFEVICPADEKPTATIAWASLEDTKRALKTAESGFKTWSKLPIQERLDWIDKLRNKIIENSDLLRESIMYEMGKTWEGSEEDLTSITNSLQYYSEEILKRNDIPIEDKEGTHEHHFVSQPLGVAVAFLAYNFPLLNLGFKLGPALAAGSSIILKPSEFSPLSAYIIGELCAEINFPKGVITVLCGDLNDVGIPLCESKIPRLITMIGSTETAQKLIAQSTKTSIKRYSMECGGNAPFIVCKDADLELAINIGTALKVGNSGQICVAPNRFFVHESLIEKFAAGMVEKFKGTKLGFGRENKPDMGPLTNKQSVIKVQGIVDTAVKQGGKLLYGGSALEGSGYYFEPTVITFNKNEVEILQHEIFGPVALIVPFKTKEEVIVLANNTDAGLASYVFSKDEETLDFFANALEFGEVQLNGVKYDIYLPHGGVKNSGIGVDCSTYALDDYLAKKRVTKAL; encoded by the coding sequence ATGGAGCAGTTAAAATTCGGTCATAAGAAATTATATATTGATGGTGCACTTGTAGAAGCCTCAAACAATAAAACTTTTGAGGTTATTTGCCCAGCGGACGAAAAGCCCACTGCTACAATTGCTTGGGCTAGTTTAGAAGATACCAAAAGAGCTTTAAAAACTGCAGAATCAGGTTTTAAAACTTGGTCAAAACTTCCCATACAAGAGCGCCTAGATTGGATAGATAAGCTGAGAAATAAAATCATAGAGAATAGCGACTTGCTACGTGAAAGCATCATGTATGAAATGGGCAAAACTTGGGAAGGCTCAGAAGAAGACCTTACCAGCATCACCAATTCTTTACAGTACTATTCTGAAGAAATATTGAAGCGAAATGACATTCCTATTGAGGATAAAGAAGGTACTCATGAACACCATTTTGTATCACAACCTTTAGGCGTTGCAGTTGCTTTCCTAGCGTATAACTTTCCGTTGTTGAACTTAGGTTTTAAACTAGGGCCTGCGCTAGCCGCTGGCTCAAGTATCATTTTAAAACCTTCAGAATTTTCACCTTTATCGGCCTATATTATTGGAGAATTATGTGCTGAAATTAATTTCCCAAAAGGAGTAATAACTGTTCTTTGTGGGGATTTAAACGATGTGGGTATTCCTCTTTGCGAAAGTAAAATTCCAAGACTGATTACCATGATCGGTTCTACGGAAACTGCGCAAAAGCTTATAGCACAAAGTACAAAAACATCCATAAAAAGATACAGCATGGAATGCGGCGGAAATGCCCCGTTTATTGTTTGTAAGGATGCCGATTTAGAACTGGCCATAAATATTGGTACAGCTCTTAAAGTTGGTAACTCAGGACAAATCTGTGTAGCTCCTAATCGTTTTTTCGTTCACGAATCGCTTATAGAAAAATTTGCGGCTGGCATGGTAGAAAAGTTTAAAGGAACTAAACTTGGGTTTGGGCGAGAGAACAAACCTGATATGGGTCCGTTGACCAACAAGCAATCGGTTATAAAAGTCCAAGGTATTGTAGATACAGCAGTTAAACAGGGTGGTAAATTACTATATGGCGGAAGTGCTTTAGAAGGTTCTGGCTATTATTTTGAACCTACGGTTATTACCTTCAACAAAAATGAAGTTGAAATTCTTCAACATGAAATTTTTGGTCCTGTAGCCCTCATTGTTCCATTTAAAACAAAAGAAGAGGTTATTGTACTGGCCAATAATACAGATGCGGGGCTAGCTTCTTACGTGTTTTCTAAGGATGAAGAAACGCTAGATTTCTTTGCCAACGCCCTAGAATTTGGAGAAGTACAGCTTAATGGTGTTAAATATGATATATACTTACCACATGGTGGTGTTAAAAACAGTGGTATAGGAGTGGATTGCTCTACTTATGCGCTAGATGATTATCTTGCCAAAAAAAGAGTAACCAAAGCTTTATAA
- a CDS encoding 2-dehydro-3-deoxygalactonokinase: MKLPEKFISCDWGTTNFRLRLIETKSLKILSEHSTDMGIKKCFQEFKEQSSVSQDQFFAKYLKHQIKNLDGKISNDYIIVASGMLSSSIGMHELNYANMPLAFNGKDLISKYIPFDDMPDLLLVSGAKTDSDVMRGEEVQAIGLAKELAKHEKGILLLPGTHCKHIAFETGVFKDFTTYMTGELFDTISKHTILSASLTPAAWDVSFQDIFLEGVKKGLADQQMQSLFAIRANTLINQVSGEQNFYFLSGLMIGGELASLQNQTGTIFLAASGIYSILYKLALESFLPTEQIVCFEEQILEKALLTGQQQILRTYAE; encoded by the coding sequence ATGAAACTACCAGAAAAATTTATTAGCTGCGATTGGGGTACCACCAATTTTCGGCTGCGTTTAATAGAAACGAAATCGCTCAAAATTCTCTCGGAACACTCGACAGATATGGGCATTAAAAAATGCTTTCAAGAATTTAAAGAACAATCTAGTGTTTCTCAAGACCAGTTTTTTGCGAAATACCTAAAACATCAAATCAAAAACCTAGACGGTAAAATCAGTAATGATTATATTATAGTAGCATCCGGAATGCTCTCATCTTCAATAGGTATGCATGAGTTAAATTATGCAAATATGCCCTTAGCTTTTAATGGCAAGGACCTAATAAGTAAGTACATTCCTTTTGATGATATGCCAGACCTGTTACTTGTTTCGGGTGCTAAAACAGATTCTGATGTGATGCGGGGGGAAGAAGTTCAGGCTATAGGTCTCGCTAAAGAGCTTGCTAAACACGAAAAGGGGATTTTATTATTACCAGGCACGCATTGCAAACACATTGCTTTTGAAACAGGTGTTTTTAAAGACTTTACCACGTATATGACCGGTGAACTTTTTGACACTATTAGCAAGCACACAATTTTATCGGCTTCGCTAACCCCGGCTGCGTGGGATGTTTCTTTTCAGGATATTTTCTTGGAAGGGGTTAAAAAAGGACTAGCAGACCAACAGATGCAATCTTTATTCGCAATCCGGGCAAATACCCTAATTAATCAGGTTTCTGGAGAACAAAACTTTTACTTTTTGTCCGGTCTTATGATTGGTGGTGAGTTGGCAAGTTTACAAAACCAGACCGGAACCATCTTTCTAGCGGCAAGTGGCATATACAGTATACTCTATAAGCTAGCCCTAGAATCATTTTTACCAACCGAACAAATCGTTTGCTTTGAGGAGCAAATTTTAGAAAAAGCATTACTAACAGGACAACAACAAATATTACGGACTTATGCAGAATAA